Proteins found in one Bactrocera oleae isolate idBacOlea1 chromosome X, idBacOlea1, whole genome shotgun sequence genomic segment:
- the LOC138858056 gene encoding uncharacterized protein, translated as MYNEALVLIEDLCVLISNLPLNHYGMPSPNRPATDLVNTDLQREKQYDHGSLATIIMNSEPLLTAEQKIIYDRIMLAVAAEQGGFFFLDAPGETGKTFLISLILVKIRSQQKIALAVASLGIAATLLDGGRTAHSTFKLPLDVHNKPDAMCNIKKNSGIAAVLRKSSIIIWDECTMAHKYSLEALNRTMQDLNSNNKLFGGAILLLSGDFRQTLPVIPRSTFADEINACLKQSFLWRSVETLRLTINMRVQLQNDPSAQIFSKQLLDIGNGKIELQPNRQCIKLPDNFCTVVQDKNELIQSIFPDIQNNYLNHEWLSQRAILPAKNVDVDEINFQIQQLLPGDLMSFKSIDTVVDENESVKFLIEFLNSLDIPGMPPHNLRLKIGSPIILLRNLNPPQLCNGTRLVIKKITGNILEVTILAGKFKGKVVLLPRIPMIPSDSTIPFKRLQFPIRLAFAMSIINLKVKQCPFLV; from the coding sequence atgtacaatgaagcattggTCTTGATCGAGGATTTATGTgttcttatttcaaatttaccaCTTAATCATTATGGTATGCCATCACCTAATCGTCCAGCCACCGACTTAGTCAATACCGATTTACAACGAGAAAAGCAATATGATCATGGAAGTTTAGCAACAATTATCATGAACAGTGAACCATTACTGACAgcagaacaaaaaattatttatgatcgGATTATGCTGGCTGTTGCTGCTGAACAAggcggtttttttttcttggatgCACCCGGTGAAACCGGtaagacatttttaatatcGTTGATTCTTGTCAAAATACGGTCGCAACAAAAAATCGCATTAGCAGTAGCATCGTTAGGCATTGCGGCTACTTTACTGGATGGTGGGCGAACAGCACATTCAACATTCAAGCTGCCATTGGACGTTCATAATAAACCAGATGCAATGTGTAACATCAAAAAGAATAGTGGAATAGCTGCAGTGTTGCGGAAGAGTTCTATAATAATTTGGGATGAGTGCACAATGGCACACAAATATTCACTTGAAGCATTAAACAGAACTATGCAAGAtttaaacagcaataataaactTTTCGGTGGTGCTATCTTACTTTTGTCTGGTGACTTCCGGCAGACCTTACCGGTTATACCTCGCTCTACTTTCGCGGATGAGATTAATGCATGTTTGAAACAATCATTCTTATGGCGAAGTGTTGAAACACTTCGATTGACCATAAATATGCGAGTACAATTGCAAAATGATCCATCggcacaaatattttccaaacaaCTACTAGATATTGGGAACGGTAAAatagaactgcaaccaaataggCAATGCATTAAACTACCAGACAATTTTTGCACTGTTGTTCaggataaaaatgaattgattCAGAGTATTTTCCCGGATATAcagaataattatttgaatcatGAATGGCTTAGTCAACGGGCGATTTTGCCAGCCAAAAACGTTGATGTTGACGAAATTAACTTTCAGATACAACAGTTGTTACCAGGAGATCTGATGTCTTTTAAATCAATCGATACtgttgttgatgaaaatgaaagtgtaaaatttctgattgaatttttaaattcattagatATCCCTGGAATGCCACCACATAATCTTCGATTAAAGATTGGTTCCCCTATTATTCTCCTCCGTAATTTGAATCCACCTCAATTATGTAACGGTACGCGTTTGGTCATCAAAAAGATCACCGGAAACATTCTTGAAGTAACCATTTTGGCTGGGAAGTTTAAAGGAAAAGTGGTCCTGCTGCCACGTATTCCGATGATACCATCAGATTCTACCATACCCTTCAAAAGGCTACAGTTTCCAATTCGTTTAGCTTTCGCCATGTCTATAATAAATCTCAAGGTCAAACAATGTCCATTTTTGGTTTAG
- the LOC138858058 gene encoding uncharacterized protein yields the protein MYNEALVLIEDLCVLISNLPLNHYGMPSPNRPATDLVNTDLQREKQYDHGSLATIIMNSEPLLTAEQKIIYDRIMLAVAAEQGGFFFLDAPGETGKTFLISLILVKIRSQQKIALAVASLGIAATLLDGGRTAHSTFKLPLDVHNKPDAMCNIKKNSGIAAVLRKSSIIIWDECTMAHKYSLEALNRTMQDLNSNNKLFGGAILLLSGDFRQTLPVIPRSTFADEINACLKQSFLWRSVETLRLTINMRVQLQNDPSAQIFSKLLLDIGNGKIELQPNRQCIKLPDNFCTVVQDKNELIQSIFPDIQNNYLNHEWLSQRAILPAKNVDVDEINFQIQQLLPGDLMSFKSIDTVVDENESVKFLIEFLNSLDIPGMPPHNLRLKIGSPIILLRNLNPPQLCNGTRLVIKKITGNILEVTILAGKFKGKVVLLPRIPMIPSDSTIPFKRLQFPIRLAFAMSIINLKVKQCPFLV from the coding sequence atgtacaatgaagcattggTCTTGATCGAGGATTTATGTgttcttatttcaaatttaccaCTTAATCATTATGGTATGCCATCACCTAATCGTCCAGCCACCGACTTAGTCAATACCGATTTACAACGAGAAAAGCAATATGATCATGGAAGTTTAGCAACAATTATCATGAACAGTGAACCATTACTGACAgcagaacaaaaaattatttatgatcgGATTATGCTGGCTGTTGCTGCTGAACAAggcggtttttttttcttggatgCACCCGGTGAAACCGGtaagacatttttaatatcGTTGATTCTTGTCAAAATACGGTCGCAACAAAAAATCGCATTAGCAGTAGCATCGTTAGGCATTGCGGCTACTTTACTGGATGGTGGGCGAACAGCACATTCAACATTCAAGCTGCCATTGGACGTTCATAATAAACCAGATGCAATGTGTAACATCAAAAAGAATAGTGGAATAGCTGCAGTGTTGCGGAAGAGTTCTATAATAATTTGGGATGAGTGCACAATGGCACACAAATATTCACTTGAAGCATTAAACAGAACTATGCAAGAtttaaacagcaataataaactTTTCGGTGGTGCTATCTTACTTTTGTCTGGTGACTTCCGGCAGACCTTACCGGTTATACCTCGCTCTACTTTCGCGGATGAGATTAATGCATGTTTGAAACAATCATTCTTATGGCGAAGTGTTGAAACACTTCGATTGACCATAAATATGCGAGTACAATTGCAAAATGATCCATCggcacaaatattttccaaactaCTACTAGATATTGGGAACGGTAAAatagaactgcaaccaaataggCAATGCATTAAACTACCAGACAATTTTTGCACTGTTGTTCaggataaaaatgaattgattCAGAGTATTTTCCCGGATATAcagaataattatttgaatcatGAATGGCTTAGTCAACGGGCGATTTTGCCAGCCAAAAACGTTGATGTTGACGAAATTAACTTTCAGATACAACAGTTGTTACCAGGAGATCTGATGTCTTTTAAATCAATCGATACtgttgttgatgaaaatgaaagtgtaaaatttctgattgaatttttaaattcattagatATCCCTGGAATGCCACCACATAATCTTCGATTAAAGATTGGTTCCCCTATTATTCTCCTCCGTAATTTGAATCCACCTCAATTATGTAACGGTACGCGTTTGGTCATCAAAAAGATCACCGGAAACATTCTTGAAGTAACCATTTTGGCTGGGAAGTTTAAAGGAAAAGTGGTCCTGCTGCCACGTATTCCGATGATACCATCAGATTCTACCATACCCTTCAAAAGGCTACAGTTTCCAATTCGTTTAGCTTTCGCCATGTCTATAATAAATCTCAAGGTCAAACAATGTCCATTTTTGGTTTAG